In Malania oleifera isolate guangnan ecotype guangnan chromosome 8, ASM2987363v1, whole genome shotgun sequence, a single window of DNA contains:
- the LOC131161761 gene encoding LIM domain-containing protein WLIM1-like yields MAFAGTTQKCMACDKTVYLVDKLTADNRVYHKACFRCHHCRGTLKLGNYNSFEGVLYCRPHFDQLFKRTGSLEKSFEGTPKIVKPEKPADSEKPIANKVSNMFGGTREKCVGCNKTVYPTERVTVNGTAYHKSCFKCTHGGCVISPSNYIAHEGKLYCKHHHTQLIREKGNLSQLEGDHGKDPVNGKANAREVAAES; encoded by the exons ATGGCATTTGCAGGAACCACCCAGAAATGCATGGCCTGCGACAAAACTGTCTACCTTGTGGACAAGCTAACAGCGGATAACAGAGTCTACCACAAAGCCTGCTTCCGCTGTCATCACTGCAGAGGAACCCTCAAG CTGGGCAACTACAATTCCTTTGAGGGGGTTCTGTACTGCAGGCCACACTTTGACCAACTCTTCAAGAGGACTGGCAGTCTGGAAAAGAGCTTTGAAG GGACCCCAAAAATTGTTAAGCCAGAGAAACCTGCTGACAGTGAG AAACCCATCGCAAATAAAGTCTCAAACATGTTTGGAGGAACCAGAGAAAAATGTGTTGGCTGTAACAAGACAGTGTATCCAACTGAAAGG GTAACTGTGAATGGGACTGCTTACCACAAGAGCTGTTTCAAGTGCACTCATGGAGGGTGTGTGATAAGCCCATCCAACTATATAGCACACGAGGGCAAACTTTATTGCAAACACCACCACACCCAACTGATAAGGGAGAAGGGCAATCTAAGCCAGCTTGAGGGCGACCATGGGAAGGATCCAGTGAATGGGAAAGCTAATGCCAGAGAAGTTGCTGCTGAATCCTGA